A single window of Modestobacter italicus DNA harbors:
- a CDS encoding aldo/keto reductase: MQIRQLRDLTVSAQGLGCMGMSEFYGTGDQAEAERTIRRALDLGVTFLDTADMYGPFTNERLVGQAIAGRRDEVTLATKFGNERGEDGSFLRINGTPEYVHRACDASLQRLGVDVIDLYYQHRVDTSVPIEDTWGALRELVEAGKIRYAGISEAAPDTIRRADAVQPVTAVQTEYSLWTRDPEDDGVLATCAELGIGFVAYSPIGRGFLSGQIRSVDDLAADDFRRHNPRFQGEAFGKNLELVDRVRELAEGKGVTATQLALAWVMARSGRAGNPAVVPIPGTKRVGYLEENAGAADVELTDDDLRALDEAAPAGAAVGDRYPDMSTVHR; this comes from the coding sequence ATGCAGATCCGACAGCTCCGCGACCTGACCGTCTCCGCCCAGGGCCTGGGCTGCATGGGGATGAGCGAGTTCTACGGCACCGGCGACCAGGCCGAGGCCGAGCGGACCATCCGCCGCGCCCTCGACCTGGGCGTCACGTTCCTCGACACCGCCGACATGTACGGCCCGTTCACCAACGAGCGGCTGGTCGGGCAGGCGATCGCCGGCCGCCGCGACGAGGTCACCCTGGCCACCAAGTTCGGCAACGAGCGCGGCGAGGACGGTTCCTTCCTGCGCATCAACGGCACCCCCGAGTACGTGCACCGCGCCTGCGACGCCTCGCTGCAGCGGCTGGGCGTCGACGTCATCGACCTCTACTACCAGCACCGGGTGGACACCTCGGTCCCGATCGAGGACACCTGGGGCGCCCTGCGGGAGCTGGTGGAGGCCGGCAAGATCCGGTACGCCGGGATCTCGGAGGCCGCTCCCGACACCATCCGCCGGGCGGACGCCGTCCAGCCGGTCACCGCGGTGCAGACGGAGTACTCGCTGTGGACCCGGGACCCCGAGGACGACGGGGTGCTGGCCACCTGCGCCGAGCTGGGCATCGGCTTCGTCGCCTACTCCCCGATCGGCCGCGGCTTCCTGTCCGGCCAGATCCGCAGCGTCGACGACCTCGCCGCCGACGACTTCCGCCGGCACAACCCGCGCTTCCAGGGCGAGGCGTTCGGCAAGAACCTCGAGCTGGTCGACCGGGTGCGCGAGCTCGCCGAGGGCAAGGGCGTCACCGCCACGCAGCTGGCGCTGGCCTGGGTGATGGCCCGGTCCGGCCGGGCGGGCAACCCCGCGGTCGTGCCGATCCCGGGGACCAAGCGGGTCGGCTACCTGGAGGAGAACGCCGGTGCCGCCGACGTCGAGCTGACCGACGACGACCTGCGCGCGCTGGACGAGGCGGCGCCCGCCGGTGCCGCCGTCGGCGACCGCTACCCGGACATGTCCACCGTGCACCGCTGA
- a CDS encoding alpha,alpha-trehalose-phosphate synthase (UDP-forming) has translation MGADSPVVVVANRLPVDQVTEPDGTTRYQRSPGGLVTALEPFVAGRGGAWVGWSGAAGDAPEPFESGGMHLVPVPLSEEEVDRYYEGFSNASLWPLYHDVVEKPEYHRTWWDTYVQVNKRFADRAAEVAAEGAIVWVHDYQLQLVPAMLRQRRPDLTIGFFLHIPFPPYELFTQLPWRSAIIEGLLGADLIGFQQPAGATNFVNLARRLHDLPTKGSTVSYDGRTVTAKAFPISIDVTAFDELASSPEVLARAAEIREELGQPEKIVLGVDRLDYTKGIAVRLEAFQELLEDGVIEAPATTFVQVATPSRERVEHYVTMRETIEQQVGHINGLYGSIAGSAVRYFNQSMPREELAAMYRAADVMLVTPYRDGMNLVAKEYVAARGDLGGVLVLSEFAGAAAELKQALLVNPHDIDGVKKQLVRALRMDPAEGAKRMRAMRRHVAKHDLDHWASSFFESLQAQV, from the coding sequence GTGGGGGCGGACAGCCCGGTGGTCGTGGTCGCCAACCGTCTCCCGGTGGACCAGGTGACCGAGCCCGACGGCACGACCCGGTACCAGCGCAGCCCCGGTGGCCTGGTCACCGCGCTCGAGCCCTTCGTGGCCGGCCGTGGCGGGGCCTGGGTCGGCTGGTCCGGCGCCGCGGGCGACGCCCCCGAGCCCTTCGAGTCCGGCGGGATGCACCTGGTGCCGGTGCCGCTGTCGGAGGAGGAGGTCGACCGCTACTACGAGGGCTTCTCCAACGCCTCGCTGTGGCCGCTCTACCACGACGTGGTGGAGAAGCCGGAGTACCACCGCACCTGGTGGGACACCTACGTGCAGGTCAACAAGCGGTTCGCCGACCGGGCGGCCGAGGTGGCCGCCGAGGGCGCGATCGTCTGGGTGCACGACTACCAGCTGCAGCTGGTGCCGGCGATGCTCCGGCAGCGCCGGCCCGACCTGACCATCGGCTTCTTCCTGCACATCCCGTTCCCGCCCTACGAGCTGTTCACCCAGCTCCCCTGGCGCTCGGCGATCATCGAGGGGCTGCTCGGCGCTGACCTCATCGGCTTCCAGCAGCCCGCCGGCGCGACCAACTTCGTCAACCTGGCGCGGCGGCTGCACGACCTCCCGACCAAGGGCAGCACGGTCAGCTACGACGGCCGCACGGTCACCGCCAAGGCCTTCCCGATCTCCATCGACGTCACCGCCTTCGACGAGCTCGCCAGCTCCCCCGAGGTGCTGGCCCGGGCCGCGGAGATCCGCGAGGAGCTGGGGCAGCCGGAGAAGATCGTGCTCGGCGTCGACCGGCTGGACTACACCAAGGGCATCGCCGTCCGGCTGGAGGCCTTCCAGGAGCTCCTGGAGGACGGCGTGATCGAGGCCCCCGCGACGACCTTCGTGCAGGTGGCCACGCCCAGCCGGGAGCGGGTGGAGCACTACGTCACGATGCGCGAGACGATCGAGCAGCAGGTGGGCCACATCAACGGCCTGTACGGCTCGATCGCCGGCTCAGCGGTGCGCTACTTCAACCAGTCGATGCCCCGCGAGGAGCTCGCCGCCATGTACCGGGCGGCCGACGTCATGCTGGTCACCCCCTACCGCGACGGCATGAACCTGGTCGCCAAGGAGTACGTCGCCGCCCGCGGCGACCTCGGCGGGGTGCTGGTGCTCAGCGAGTTCGCCGGGGCCGCGGCCGAGCTGAAGCAGGCGCTGCTGGTCAACCCGCACGACATCGACGGGGTGAAGAAGCAGCTGGTCCGCGCGCTGCGGATGGACCCGGCCGAGGGCGCCAAGCGGATGCGGGCGATGCGCCGGCACGTGGCCAAGCACGACCTCGACCACTGGGCCAGCTCGTTCTTCGAGTCCCTGCAGGCGCAGGTCTGA
- the otsB gene encoding trehalose-phosphatase yields MPDAALDAGLGAALDELARRRPLLLASDYDGVLARLRDDPAAAVLEPGIGALLGRLAAVEGVTVALVSGRGVEDLRRTSGLTGPFRWVGSHGAEFDGPLSGELAGRRDALAAALAPLVDAVPGARLEVKPASAAVHVRTVADRAAAQRLLADAAAGPGAAAGLTAKPGKDVLELAVTDADKGSALLRLRDELGAAGVLYLGDDVTDEDAFRALGAGGESIKVGSGDTAAGHRVEDLAGVRAVLERLVGTLSA; encoded by the coding sequence GTGCCGGACGCAGCGCTAGACGCCGGGCTGGGTGCGGCGCTGGACGAGCTGGCCCGGCGGCGCCCGCTGCTGCTGGCCAGCGACTACGACGGCGTGCTGGCCCGGCTCCGCGACGACCCGGCGGCGGCGGTGCTGGAGCCCGGGATCGGCGCGCTGCTCGGCCGGCTGGCCGCGGTCGAGGGCGTCACCGTCGCGCTCGTCAGCGGCCGCGGGGTCGAGGACCTCCGGCGGACCAGCGGGCTGACCGGGCCCTTCCGCTGGGTCGGCAGCCACGGCGCCGAGTTCGACGGGCCGCTGTCGGGCGAGCTGGCCGGCCGCCGGGACGCGCTGGCCGCCGCGCTCGCCCCGCTGGTCGACGCCGTCCCGGGCGCCCGGCTCGAGGTCAAGCCGGCCAGCGCCGCGGTGCACGTGCGCACCGTCGCCGACCGCGCCGCCGCGCAGCGGCTGCTCGCCGACGCCGCCGCCGGCCCCGGCGCCGCCGCGGGGCTGACCGCGAAGCCCGGCAAGGACGTGCTCGAGCTCGCCGTCACCGACGCCGACAAGGGCTCGGCGCTGCTCCGGCTGCGCGACGAGCTGGGTGCGGCCGGGGTGCTCTACCTCGGCGACGACGTGACCGACGAGGACGCGTTCCGCGCACTCGGCGCCGGGGGCGAGAGCATCAAGGTCGGCTCGGGCGACACCGCCGCCGGGCACCGGGTCGAGGACCTGGCCGGGGTGCGCGCGGTGCTCGAGCGGCTCGTCGGCACGCTCTCCGCCTGA